One part of the Enterococcus sp. DIV1094 genome encodes these proteins:
- the gatC gene encoding Asp-tRNA(Asn)/Glu-tRNA(Gln) amidotransferase subunit GatC: protein MAISEEQVKHVAKLAKLKFADEERAGFTDQLGKIIDMVEMLEEVDTEGVPFTSNVVETVNVMRQDRAQLGWSRDELLKNVPEKEDGFIKVPAIIDNGEAGA from the coding sequence ATGGCGATTAGTGAAGAACAAGTAAAACATGTAGCGAAGTTAGCCAAATTAAAATTTGCCGATGAAGAGCGCGCAGGTTTTACTGATCAATTAGGAAAAATCATTGACATGGTAGAAATGCTGGAGGAAGTAGATACTGAAGGCGTACCATTTACATCAAACGTCGTTGAAACAGTCAACGTCATGCGACAAGACCGGGCACAACTAGGTTGGAGCAGAGATGAATTATTGAAAAACGTACCGGAAAAAGAAGATGGTTTCATTAAAGTACCAGCAATCATCGATAACGGGGAGGCTGGCGCATAA
- a CDS encoding diacylglycerol kinase, with protein MKKARVIYNPVSGKELLKRNLADILQALEESGYEASAFATTPEEDSAKNEARRAAEAGFDLVVAAGGDGTINEVVNGIAPLEVRPKMAIIPAGTTNDYARALKIPRDNIKAAAEVIKKNQTVKMDIGQSDNSYFINIAAGGYLTELTYEVPSELKSIFGYLAYLAKGAEMLPRVKPIKMHLKYDEGEYKGNASMFFLGLTNSVGGFEQIAPDAKLDDGKFSLIIVKTANIFEILHIAALMLNGGKHVDDPRVIYTKTSFLYVETEDNANRPVMINLDGEYGGNAPMNFKNLHQHIEFYANTDQIPDEAITGSEEEELEEVSKEFVKEVERLTDEDIDGDGKIADEE; from the coding sequence ATGAAAAAAGCGCGTGTGATCTATAATCCGGTTTCTGGGAAAGAACTGTTAAAACGTAATCTAGCCGACATCCTCCAAGCATTGGAGGAGTCCGGCTATGAAGCGAGTGCTTTTGCAACGACTCCAGAAGAGGATTCGGCAAAAAATGAAGCACGACGAGCGGCTGAGGCAGGTTTTGATCTCGTGGTTGCAGCGGGCGGCGATGGGACGATCAATGAAGTGGTCAATGGGATCGCCCCACTTGAAGTCAGACCAAAAATGGCGATCATTCCAGCTGGAACAACTAATGACTACGCTCGCGCCTTGAAGATCCCACGAGATAATATCAAGGCAGCAGCTGAAGTCATCAAAAAGAACCAAACAGTCAAAATGGATATCGGTCAATCTGACAACAGCTATTTTATCAATATTGCAGCTGGCGGCTATTTGACAGAACTGACTTACGAAGTGCCTTCTGAATTAAAAAGTATTTTTGGCTATCTTGCTTATTTAGCAAAAGGAGCAGAAATGTTGCCACGCGTCAAACCGATCAAGATGCACTTGAAATACGATGAAGGAGAATATAAAGGCAATGCCTCCATGTTCTTTTTAGGTTTGACAAATTCTGTCGGCGGTTTTGAACAAATTGCCCCAGATGCGAAGTTAGACGATGGGAAATTTTCTTTGATCATCGTCAAGACGGCGAATATTTTCGAGATCCTACACATTGCAGCATTGATGCTCAATGGCGGAAAACACGTAGACGATCCAAGAGTCATCTACACGAAAACAAGTTTCCTTTATGTAGAGACAGAAGACAATGCGAACCGTCCGGTCATGATCAATTTAGATGGTGAATATGGTGGAAACGCACCGATGAACTTTAAAAATCTTCATCAACATATCGAATTTTATGCAAACACCGATCAAATTCCAGATGAGGCAATTACTGGTTCTGAAGAAGAAGAACTAGAAGAAGTCAGCAAAGAATTTGTAAAAGAAGTAGAACGTTTGACGGATGAAGATATCGATGGCGATGGTAAAATCGCAGACGAAGAATAG
- a CDS encoding ATP-binding cassette domain-containing protein gives MRITIKNLKKSFGPTVVTNMDELTFETGKITTMLGPSGSGKTTLLRMIAGLETPDSGEIWFDEQCVFSSEKKISLSPDKRELGFVFQDFALWPHLTVFENVAFGLRARKQKDQLKDRVMQAIETVQLSGFESRYPHQLSGGQQQRVAFARAIVVEPNCLLFDEPMSALDAVLRNEMRIELRNLVNQIGITAIFVTHDQVDAMSMSDDVIVLNEAVLQQKGTPEEIYHFPKNEFVARFIGRSNWLDTNQMFRPESVSLTPDPLAEKYQVDVISSQFIGQGYELCLEKDKQRWYVVSSHKPQSTSIAIYVKKEHILQIL, from the coding sequence GTGAGGATCACCATAAAAAATTTGAAAAAATCATTTGGTCCAACGGTTGTCACAAATATGGATGAGTTGACCTTTGAAACAGGGAAAATCACTACGATGTTGGGGCCTTCTGGTAGTGGGAAAACGACTCTTCTGCGGATGATCGCAGGTTTAGAGACTCCGGATTCCGGAGAAATCTGGTTCGATGAACAGTGTGTTTTTTCATCAGAAAAAAAAATCAGCCTTTCGCCAGATAAACGAGAGTTAGGTTTTGTGTTCCAAGATTTTGCACTATGGCCTCACTTGACAGTATTTGAAAATGTCGCTTTCGGATTACGAGCGCGCAAACAAAAAGACCAGTTAAAAGATCGAGTCATGCAGGCGATAGAGACGGTTCAATTAAGTGGGTTTGAATCAAGATATCCGCATCAATTATCTGGTGGTCAGCAACAGCGTGTGGCGTTTGCCCGAGCGATCGTAGTTGAACCGAATTGTTTACTATTTGATGAACCGATGTCTGCTTTGGATGCGGTACTCCGTAATGAGATGCGGATCGAATTGCGAAATTTGGTAAATCAAATCGGTATCACGGCGATTTTCGTCACCCATGACCAAGTGGATGCGATGAGCATGAGTGATGATGTGATCGTGTTGAATGAAGCAGTGTTGCAACAAAAAGGAACACCAGAAGAAATCTATCATTTTCCGAAAAATGAATTCGTCGCGCGATTTATCGGGCGTTCTAATTGGCTTGACACGAACCAAATGTTTCGACCTGAGTCAGTCAGCTTAACGCCTGATCCGTTGGCTGAAAAGTATCAGGTCGATGTGATCTCAAGTCAGTTTATCGGTCAGGGGTATGAACTCTGTTTAGAAAAGGATAAACAACGCTGGTATGTCGTTTCAAGTCATAAACCGCAATCAACAAGTATAGCTATTTACGTAAAGAAAGAGCATATTTTACAAATACTATAG
- a CDS encoding extracellular solute-binding protein, translating into MKKWLVAGVGILSIMLAGCGSASGDTSENDSNASSTSGAQEETEATDLSGEVYVYLPSPANLGDQLAADFEAQTGVRVNVFQGTTGEILARLEAESANPVADVIMLASWSDGLGLKADDALMSYTPEGADNLHEGWTDEDNMLFGASGSAVGVIYNTTLFPELDADWDELASDKYQGELAFPDPERSGSAKDFLAGFINNKGEEAGWQTWKDLAANGMTIPGANAAALEEVTTGAKGILVGGVDWNAYDSISKGEALEIYYPEGGTIVNPRPAMILNSSRNVDNAKAFMDYLLSDRAQQLISEAYLIPGRSDITSTQRENLADINTLDVDWDWMMEHSSDITSEFLSLVESAQ; encoded by the coding sequence ATGAAAAAATGGTTAGTCGCAGGTGTAGGTATCTTATCGATCATGTTAGCTGGATGTGGTTCAGCAAGTGGAGATACGTCAGAAAATGATTCTAATGCTTCATCAACGAGTGGCGCGCAAGAGGAAACGGAAGCAACGGATCTGTCGGGTGAAGTGTATGTCTACTTACCTAGTCCAGCAAATCTTGGCGATCAGTTGGCAGCAGACTTTGAAGCGCAAACAGGAGTTAGAGTCAATGTCTTTCAAGGAACAACGGGAGAGATCTTAGCTCGCTTGGAAGCGGAATCGGCAAATCCGGTAGCGGATGTCATCATGCTCGCTTCATGGAGTGATGGTCTTGGTTTGAAAGCTGATGATGCGTTGATGTCTTATACGCCAGAAGGAGCAGATAACCTTCATGAAGGTTGGACGGATGAGGACAATATGCTCTTTGGCGCAAGTGGCTCAGCGGTCGGTGTCATTTATAACACGACGTTATTCCCGGAGTTGGATGCAGACTGGGATGAACTAGCTTCTGATAAGTATCAAGGTGAATTAGCCTTTCCCGATCCTGAAAGATCTGGCTCTGCTAAAGATTTCTTAGCAGGTTTTATCAATAATAAAGGAGAAGAAGCGGGTTGGCAGACTTGGAAGGATTTAGCTGCGAATGGAATGACGATACCAGGTGCCAATGCAGCAGCCCTTGAAGAAGTAACTACTGGTGCAAAAGGCATCCTTGTCGGTGGGGTGGATTGGAATGCCTATGATTCGATCAGTAAAGGTGAAGCTTTAGAAATCTACTATCCTGAAGGTGGAACGATCGTTAATCCACGTCCAGCAATGATCCTCAATTCAAGTCGAAATGTAGACAATGCGAAAGCTTTTATGGATTATCTATTATCTGATCGTGCGCAACAGCTGATCAGCGAAGCCTACTTGATCCCTGGCCGAAGTGACATCACGAGTACGCAACGTGAAAACTTAGCCGATATCAATACGCTTGATGTGGATTGGGATTGGATGATGGAGCATTCTTCTGATATCACGAGCGAGTTCTTGTCTCTAGTGGAGTCTGCGCAATGA
- a CDS encoding ABC transporter permease, whose protein sequence is MTPPYIASMGWILFTQRRGLFQQMFPFTGDFSENFFSFWGIVLTMSFHLFPFILTILKNALLNIGTSLDESAVIFGGGFFYRLRRVTLPLITGNYAIGALLVFVKAVSEYGTPATIGQRIGFSVFVTAIHHNATIAPINFNAAASLSSLLIFICFCIWFLQNYVTAKKSYKLVGGKGTKLVVKKLSAHQKIAAWGYIIALLVVAIGIPYFSVVMTSLIRLRGQGMASGNFTLAHYSQLLTENPRAVQAFRNSLFLAFFSATIAAVLGTACASIIYFSQTKFRKVLHVMSLLPDMLPSIVFSIGIMIFWNSIFHIIPLYNHIGIMLLAYVTLFLPFSVQYVTSSYTQIADSLIWAGSVFGGTPFYVFRRIIFPLLLRGIFVGWMMTFIISFRELVTASILSPPNTLVVSTFIMREFEQGSVSVGMAMAVLTVLFTTGTLVIINSFLRREES, encoded by the coding sequence ATGACACCACCTTATATCGCATCGATGGGCTGGATCTTATTTACGCAACGGCGGGGTCTCTTTCAGCAAATGTTTCCTTTTACCGGAGATTTTTCCGAAAACTTTTTTTCGTTCTGGGGAATCGTTCTGACGATGAGTTTTCATCTTTTTCCTTTTATTTTGACGATCTTAAAAAATGCGTTATTGAATATTGGGACTAGCTTGGACGAGAGTGCGGTGATCTTTGGCGGTGGCTTTTTTTATCGGTTACGCCGTGTCACGTTACCCTTGATCACTGGGAACTACGCTATTGGAGCCTTACTAGTCTTTGTAAAAGCTGTTTCGGAATATGGTACACCAGCAACGATCGGTCAACGTATCGGCTTTTCTGTCTTTGTCACCGCGATCCATCATAACGCGACGATTGCTCCGATCAATTTCAATGCAGCCGCAAGTCTGTCAAGTTTACTGATCTTCATCTGTTTTTGTATTTGGTTCTTACAAAATTATGTGACGGCTAAGAAATCTTATAAGTTAGTTGGCGGAAAAGGCACGAAACTTGTGGTCAAAAAACTATCCGCGCATCAGAAAATCGCCGCTTGGGGTTATATCATTGCGTTATTAGTTGTCGCCATCGGTATTCCTTATTTTTCAGTCGTGATGACCTCATTGATCCGTTTAAGAGGTCAAGGCATGGCTAGTGGAAACTTTACACTCGCTCACTATAGCCAACTCTTGACTGAGAATCCTCGCGCGGTACAAGCATTCAGGAATAGTTTGTTTTTAGCATTTTTTTCTGCAACGATTGCAGCAGTTTTAGGTACCGCCTGTGCTTCGATCATTTACTTTAGTCAAACGAAATTTCGCAAGGTATTACATGTGATGAGTTTATTACCAGACATGTTGCCAAGTATCGTCTTTAGTATTGGTATCATGATTTTTTGGAATAGTATTTTCCATATCATTCCGTTGTACAACCATATCGGGATCATGCTATTAGCTTATGTCACACTTTTTCTTCCTTTTTCAGTACAGTACGTAACTTCTTCTTATACACAGATTGCTGATTCATTGATTTGGGCAGGTAGTGTATTTGGCGGTACACCTTTCTATGTTTTTCGACGAATCATTTTTCCTTTACTTTTGCGTGGGATCTTTGTTGGCTGGATGATGACCTTCATCATATCGTTTCGTGAATTAGTCACAGCGAGTATTTTATCCCCGCCAAATACATTGGTGGTTTCCACTTTCATCATGCGGGAGTTTGAACAAGGAAGTGTTTCAGTAGGTATGGCGATGGCTGTCTTGACGGTTCTGTTTACGACAGGTACATTGGTCATCATCAATTCATTTTTAAGACGGGAGGAATCATAG
- the gatB gene encoding Asp-tRNA(Asn)/Glu-tRNA(Gln) amidotransferase subunit GatB, with protein sequence MNFETVIGLEVHVELKTNSKIFSPAPAHFGAEPNSNTNVIDWGYPGVLPVMNKAALEFGMRAALALNCEISKDTHFDRKNYFYPDNPKAYQISQFDQPIGHDGWIEIEVEGKKKKIRIERVHLEEDAGKNMHGIGGYSYVDLNRQGTPLIEIVSEADMRSPEEAYAYLEALRSVIQFTEVSDVKLEEGSMRCDANISLRPYGQEEFGTKAELKNLNSLSFVKKGLAFEEKRQAKVLLSGGEIQQETRRFDETTNKTILMRVKEGSSDYRYFPEPDIPRFVIDDEWIQRVKASLPEMPASRRERYIRELGLPEYDAKVLTLSKEMSDFFEATLENGADAKQASNWLMGEVSAYLNSEKLELAETKLTPENLAGMIRLIADGTISSKIAKKVFRELIMNGGEAQSVVEANGWVQLSDPAKLLPIINEILDNNQQSIEDFKNGKDRAVGFLVGQIMKATKGQANPGVVNKLLNQELAKR encoded by the coding sequence ATGAATTTTGAAACAGTCATTGGACTTGAGGTCCACGTTGAATTAAAAACCAACTCAAAAATCTTCTCTCCAGCTCCTGCGCATTTCGGTGCTGAACCAAACAGCAACACCAATGTGATCGACTGGGGATACCCTGGAGTTTTACCAGTAATGAATAAAGCAGCCTTAGAATTTGGGATGCGTGCGGCGTTAGCGTTGAATTGCGAGATTTCAAAAGATACGCATTTTGACCGCAAAAACTATTTCTATCCAGATAATCCAAAAGCGTATCAAATCTCACAATTTGACCAACCAATCGGTCATGATGGTTGGATCGAGATCGAAGTCGAAGGCAAAAAGAAAAAAATCCGTATCGAGCGTGTACATCTAGAAGAAGATGCAGGTAAAAATATGCACGGTATCGGCGGCTATTCTTATGTCGATCTAAACAGACAAGGAACACCGTTGATCGAGATCGTTTCAGAAGCGGATATGCGTTCACCAGAAGAAGCCTATGCTTACTTGGAAGCATTACGTTCAGTGATCCAATTTACTGAAGTCAGTGATGTAAAATTGGAAGAAGGTTCAATGCGTTGTGATGCCAATATTTCTTTACGCCCATATGGCCAAGAAGAATTTGGAACAAAAGCAGAATTGAAAAACTTGAACTCTCTTTCATTTGTCAAAAAAGGGTTAGCATTTGAAGAAAAACGTCAAGCGAAAGTATTGTTATCTGGTGGAGAGATCCAACAAGAAACACGTCGCTTCGATGAAACGACGAACAAAACGATCTTGATGCGTGTCAAAGAAGGGTCAAGTGACTATCGTTACTTCCCAGAACCTGATATCCCAAGATTCGTGATCGATGATGAATGGATCCAACGAGTGAAAGCAAGCTTACCAGAAATGCCAGCTTCTCGCCGTGAACGTTACATCCGCGAATTAGGTTTACCAGAGTATGATGCAAAAGTATTGACACTATCAAAAGAAATGTCTGATTTCTTTGAAGCAACATTAGAAAACGGAGCAGACGCCAAACAAGCATCAAACTGGTTGATGGGCGAAGTTTCTGCTTACTTGAACAGTGAAAAACTAGAGCTAGCTGAAACGAAATTAACACCTGAAAACTTAGCTGGCATGATCCGTTTGATTGCAGATGGCACTATCAGTTCTAAAATTGCGAAGAAAGTTTTCCGTGAGTTGATCATGAATGGCGGAGAAGCACAAAGTGTGGTTGAAGCAAACGGTTGGGTCCAATTATCTGATCCAGCGAAATTATTGCCGATCATCAATGAGATCTTAGATAATAACCAACAATCGATTGAAGATTTCAAAAACGGAAAAGACCGTGCAGTCGGTTTCTTAGTCGGACAAATCATGAAAGCAACAAAAGGACAAGCAAACCCAGGTGTGGTCAACAAATTGCTAAATCAAGAATTAGCGAAACGATAG
- the gatA gene encoding Asp-tRNA(Asn)/Glu-tRNA(Gln) amidotransferase subunit GatA — MTELYNRSLEELHDLLVSKEITAQDLVKATFDRIKETEPEIDAFITLNEEKALAQAKALDEKGIDENNVLSGIPIGIKDNIVTKDLLTTAASKILYNFEPIYDATVMEKVYEADMIPVGKLNMDEFAMGGSTETSYFKKTKNAWDQTKVPGGSSGGSAAAVAAGQIPVSLGSDTGGSIRQPAAFNGIVGMKPTYGRVSRFGLIAFASSLDQIGPMTRTVKDNALALTAISGYDEKDGTSSGVSVPNFAEGLTGDIKGMKIAIPKEYLGEGVDEGVKEAILKAAETFRSLGATVEEVSLPHSKYGVAVYYIIASSEASSNLQRFDGIRYGYRSEDVKNLDDVYVNSRSEGFGEEVKRRIMLGTFSLSAGYYDAHFKKAGQVRTLIKRDFEKVFADYDLIIGPSSPTVAFGLGENINDPITMYMSDILTIPVNLAGLPGMSVPAGLSEGLPVGLQIIGNYFDEKTMYQAAYAFEQATEFHRQQPAILGGKAE; from the coding sequence ATGACAGAATTATACAATCGTTCATTAGAAGAACTACACGACTTATTGGTTTCAAAAGAAATCACTGCACAAGACTTGGTGAAAGCAACCTTTGATCGTATCAAAGAAACAGAACCTGAGATCGATGCGTTTATCACATTGAATGAAGAAAAAGCTCTAGCGCAAGCTAAAGCCTTGGACGAAAAGGGCATCGACGAAAACAATGTTCTTTCAGGTATTCCAATCGGTATCAAAGACAATATCGTAACGAAAGATCTTTTGACGACAGCAGCATCAAAAATCCTTTATAATTTTGAACCGATCTATGATGCGACAGTCATGGAAAAAGTCTACGAAGCAGATATGATCCCTGTTGGTAAATTGAACATGGACGAATTTGCAATGGGCGGAAGTACCGAAACTTCTTATTTCAAAAAAACGAAGAATGCTTGGGATCAAACAAAGGTTCCTGGAGGATCATCTGGTGGTTCAGCGGCAGCTGTTGCGGCAGGACAGATCCCAGTCTCTTTAGGGAGTGATACTGGTGGTAGTATTCGTCAACCAGCAGCTTTCAATGGAATCGTAGGGATGAAACCAACGTATGGTCGCGTTTCACGTTTCGGCTTGATTGCATTTGCCTCTTCTTTAGACCAAATCGGCCCAATGACTCGTACAGTCAAAGACAATGCATTAGCTTTGACAGCCATCAGTGGCTACGATGAAAAAGATGGTACTTCATCAGGTGTCTCTGTCCCTAACTTTGCAGAAGGCTTGACTGGTGACATCAAAGGCATGAAGATCGCTATACCTAAAGAATATTTAGGTGAAGGTGTCGACGAAGGCGTGAAAGAAGCGATTCTTAAAGCCGCTGAAACTTTCCGTTCTTTAGGTGCTACTGTAGAAGAAGTCAGCTTACCTCATTCAAAATATGGTGTGGCTGTTTACTATATTATTGCTTCATCTGAAGCAAGCTCAAACTTGCAACGTTTTGATGGAATCCGTTATGGTTACCGCTCAGAAGATGTGAAGAACTTAGATGATGTCTATGTCAACTCACGTTCTGAAGGTTTCGGAGAAGAAGTAAAACGTCGTATTATGTTAGGGACTTTCTCATTGAGTGCCGGCTATTATGATGCGCATTTCAAAAAAGCAGGACAAGTTCGTACGCTGATCAAGCGTGACTTTGAAAAAGTCTTTGCAGACTATGATTTGATCATTGGCCCATCGTCACCGACTGTGGCATTTGGCCTTGGTGAAAATATCAACGATCCAATCACGATGTACATGAGTGACATCTTGACGATCCCAGTGAACTTGGCAGGACTTCCAGGTATGTCTGTTCCTGCTGGCTTATCTGAAGGACTACCAGTCGGCTTACAGATCATCGGGAATTATTTCGATGAAAAAACGATGTACCAAGCAGCTTATGCGTTTGAGCAAGCAACTGAGTTCCACCGTCAACAACCAGCAATTTTAGGAGGGAAAGCCGAATGA
- the rlmD gene encoding 23S rRNA (uracil(1939)-C(5))-methyltransferase RlmD, giving the protein MTQTIKKNERYTVDIIDLSYEGLGVAKIDGYPLFIENALPGEQVEILVVKAGNKFGYGKVENWLTTSPDRQDITSNVLLRTGIAPLAHLKYDQQLAFKQKQVEHVLTKIAKTPEVQVQPTIGMAEPTGYRNKAQIPVRRVDGELVTGFYKKNSHDLVEIEDFFIQDPQIDQAIIKVREILQRFQVRGYNEEKNEGQIRHIIVRRGHYTHQMMVVLVTRKEKFFKSKEIAEAIHEALPEVVSVIQNINEEKTNVILGEKEKVLFGQSYIEDQLLGKTYRISSKSFYQVNTVQTEVLYQKAIEFAELKKDDVVIDAYSGIGTIGLSLADQVASVYGMEIVPAAIEDAQFNALTNKIENAHYEVGKAEAVMKKWQDKGIKPTVLVVDPPRKGLDARFIDSAIDMAPERIVYISCNPATFARDVKLFAEDGYKLEKVQPVDLFPQTHHVECVGLLRKG; this is encoded by the coding sequence ATGACACAAACAATTAAGAAAAATGAACGGTATACTGTTGATATCATCGATTTAAGTTACGAAGGGTTGGGTGTTGCCAAAATCGACGGTTATCCTTTATTTATTGAAAATGCTTTGCCAGGTGAACAAGTGGAGATCCTCGTTGTAAAAGCAGGAAATAAATTTGGCTACGGTAAAGTGGAAAACTGGTTGACGACCTCACCAGACCGCCAAGACATCACTAGTAACGTTTTATTGCGTACAGGAATCGCTCCTTTAGCCCATTTGAAGTATGATCAACAATTAGCATTTAAACAAAAACAAGTCGAACATGTCCTGACTAAAATCGCAAAAACGCCTGAAGTCCAAGTGCAACCGACGATCGGTATGGCAGAACCAACAGGCTATCGTAATAAAGCTCAGATTCCTGTTCGTCGTGTTGACGGCGAATTAGTAACTGGTTTTTACAAGAAAAATAGTCATGACTTAGTGGAGATTGAAGATTTCTTTATCCAAGATCCACAAATCGACCAAGCGATCATCAAGGTAAGAGAAATCTTGCAACGTTTCCAAGTACGCGGCTACAATGAAGAAAAAAATGAAGGTCAAATCCGTCATATCATCGTTCGTCGCGGGCATTATACGCATCAAATGATGGTCGTTCTAGTCACTCGAAAAGAGAAATTTTTCAAATCGAAAGAAATCGCTGAAGCAATCCATGAAGCTTTACCAGAAGTGGTGTCAGTGATCCAAAATATCAATGAAGAAAAAACAAATGTCATTTTAGGTGAAAAAGAGAAAGTCCTTTTTGGTCAATCGTATATCGAAGATCAGTTACTTGGTAAAACGTATCGTATCTCTTCTAAATCCTTTTACCAAGTCAATACAGTACAAACCGAAGTACTGTATCAAAAAGCAATCGAGTTTGCTGAATTGAAAAAAGACGATGTCGTGATCGATGCGTATTCAGGAATTGGAACGATTGGATTATCTTTAGCAGATCAAGTAGCAAGCGTTTATGGGATGGAAATCGTTCCAGCAGCGATCGAAGATGCCCAGTTCAACGCATTGACAAACAAAATCGAAAATGCCCATTATGAAGTGGGCAAAGCAGAAGCAGTTATGAAGAAATGGCAAGACAAAGGGATCAAACCAACCGTTTTAGTTGTCGATCCTCCAAGAAAAGGGTTAGATGCTCGTTTCATTGATTCAGCAATCGACATGGCGCCTGAACGAATCGTTTATATCTCATGCAATCCAGCAACGTTTGCCAGAGATGTGAAGTTGTTTGCGGAAGATGGCTATAAGTTAGAAAAAGTCCAACCAGTTGATTTGTTCCCACAAACGCATCATGTGGAATGTGTCGGGTTACTACGTAAAGGTTAA